Below is a window of Tolypothrix bouteillei VB521301 DNA.
GATCGCCAAAACAAGCAAACCACAGAGCATTATTTCCATCATTGTTTCTAGAATTTACATCTGCACCTGCTTCTATCAATTCCTTAACAACTGATTCAACACCTTCTCTAGTTGCTTTCATTAAAGCTGTATCACCATTTTCACCACGACTATCTAAATTCTGAGTGCTGTAGCCTTTTACCATCATCCATTGACGAGTTGTTTCACTTAAAGAAGACTGCATACTCATTTTTGATTTTTTGACTTCCAATCGTGCTTATTTCATATTTTTACATAAATTCTAAAATTTTATTTTTTGGAAAAATATTATATTTGAAAAGTTTCTCAATTAATTATGTAATATGTCTAACTTATAAAAGAAGTATTTACTATCTTAAAGAAACCAATCTGAGATAAGTCTAATACTTCAAAATTCATTCTACAGATAGAAAACCGACCTACTCCATAGATAGAAGATTGAAACAACAATAACAGATAAGTTTTCATCAGAAAGCCAACACCTACTGGATGGTAAGAACTATGCACAATCAGACACAATTCATCAAAAATTTTGTTGGCAGCTTTCTGGGAGTCGCTGGCATAAGTGCTGTGATTGCTTTTCCTACCATAGGACAAGCCAACATCAACCCTGGTTCTTCTGAAAACTCCGAGCATTCTATCCTTGCTCAGAAGACTCCAGGTACAGCAAACCCTGCTCCTGGCTCTACAAATCGTACTGGTTCGCCAGCTAACATAGACCAAGAATTTGTGACTCAGGCAGGGCAAAGTGACCAGTTTGAGATCCAGACAAGTCAACTAGCTCTTCAACGTGCAAAAAGCCCTGAGGTGAAAAAATATGCACAACAGATGATTAACGAGCATAAAAATTCCACCCAACAATTGAGAAAAATATCTCAACAGAAGGGTTACAAACTACCAACATCTGTAGGTGATGCAAATAGATCCTTATTGACGCAAGTTACAAATGCGACTGGTACAAATTTTGACCAAGCATACATGCAAGCACAGGTGGCAGCTCACAGGAAAACTTTAGCGAATTACCAAAACTACATTAGCAATGGGACAGACGCTGAGCTAAAAGCCTTTGCTAATAAAATTGCGCCAGTTGTTGCCAATCACCTCAATATGGCACAGAGCATGGTAGGAAACTCAGGTGATTCTGGTTCCAGTTCCGGAACTTCTCCTAGCGGTAATACACCCGGTACAACTAGACCTACTACGAACACTCCAAACACGGGAACTCCAGGTACGGGAACGACTCGTCCGGCACCAAATCCAGAGCGTTAAGAGGTTAAGGGGTTAGGGAATAGGGTATGTTTTCCTACTCCCAACCTTTTACTTTTTCCGAGCAACAATCTGAAAAAGATGCCAATATTTATCTTCTCCAAGAGCCGTTTTTCCAGGGTGTTCTTCTTCATCAAGTATCTCTATTTCAAAAGGTTGCAGTAACGCTTCCACTTGTAGGCGCGTATGATAACTAATGGTTGGAAAAACAGCCCAAGAGTCGCGATCGCCAAACAATTGTCCGCAAAATCTCCCTCTCGATCTTAAGGATGAAGTTATTTTGTCCCATAACTGAGGGAAATGTTCCGGCGAACAAAACGGCAGTGAAAAACTAGCGTTTACCATATCTACAGACTCTGGTAAAGTCACATATTCAAAGCGACTTATGAGAGTTTCTAAGAGTTGGTGATTGATATCCGGACGGTTCAACAGTCTTGTTATGGCTTCCGCTTGACCATCAACAGCTAAAACTCGCCAACCCCGACGCAACAGTTCCACTGTATCTCTTCCTTCCCCACAACCCAGATCGACTGCAAATTGTGATGCTCGTGTATGTGTTGTGCTATTTTCAAAGCTTTCCAATTCAAAATTTGCAAGGGCTGTCAGTAAGGTGTCTCGGGGAGAACGACCCACAACAGCATCATAATAAGCAGACCACCGATGCTCAAAAACTTCTGGAGAGCGATCGTTGTTTGAGCTTAACATAAGCAATTTAGAATCCCTATAAATAAAGCTGAAATTTTAATTGTATAAATATTTCTATACCCGAACCAAAAATGCTATTAGCAAGCAAATTATACCAGCTTTCCAATACTTAGGTTGTCAATGGGAAAAGTTTCGTAATTGAGTCATGAAGCTCCACGACTAGCTGGATTTTAAGTAAAATTACAGAAAGACATTATTAGTTATTCTAGTAAATTTACGGAAGACCGCGATCGTGGTAGAGAGTTAGTATTAATTTGTTAGAATAAAAAAAATAAAAATACAGTATAAAAGTTAGCGATCGCCACGCTATCAAAGAAAAGTTTTCCTATCTTGGATGTGAGATGAGCATTTAGACAAAGGCGTAAGGAAAAAGGTAGTTATTATACCTTTTTCCTTC
It encodes the following:
- a CDS encoding DUF4142 domain-containing protein — its product is MHNQTQFIKNFVGSFLGVAGISAVIAFPTIGQANINPGSSENSEHSILAQKTPGTANPAPGSTNRTGSPANIDQEFVTQAGQSDQFEIQTSQLALQRAKSPEVKKYAQQMINEHKNSTQQLRKISQQKGYKLPTSVGDANRSLLTQVTNATGTNFDQAYMQAQVAAHRKTLANYQNYISNGTDAELKAFANKIAPVVANHLNMAQSMVGNSGDSGSSSGTSPSGNTPGTTRPTTNTPNTGTPGTGTTRPAPNPER
- a CDS encoding class I SAM-dependent methyltransferase encodes the protein MLSSNNDRSPEVFEHRWSAYYDAVVGRSPRDTLLTALANFELESFENSTTHTRASQFAVDLGCGEGRDTVELLRRGWRVLAVDGQAEAITRLLNRPDINHQLLETLISRFEYVTLPESVDMVNASFSLPFCSPEHFPQLWDKITSSLRSRGRFCGQLFGDRDSWAVFPTISYHTRLQVEALLQPFEIEILDEEEHPGKTALGEDKYWHLFQIVARKK